The proteins below are encoded in one region of Paraburkholderia phenazinium:
- a CDS encoding phosphomannomutase/phosphoglucomutase, with protein MISKSIFKAYDIRGVIGKTLDADTARLIGRAFGSEVRAQGGDAVVVARDGRLSGPELIGALSDGLRSAGVDVVNVGMVPTPVGYFGASVPLQLPGGERRVDSCIVVTGSHNPPDYNGFKMVLRGAAIYGEQILALHQRIVDDNFASGSGSYTDYDISDAYLDRIVSDIKLARPLKIVVDTGNGVAGGLAPKLFRKLGCELVELFTEIDGNFPNHHPDPAHPENLQDVIKALKETDAEIGFAFDGDGDRLGVVTKDGQIIYPDRQLMLFAEEVLSRNKGAQIIYDVKCTRNLAKWVKEKGGEPLMWKTGHSLVKAKLRETGAPLAGEMSGHVFFKDRWYGFDDGLYTGARLLEILARVDDPSALLNSLPNSHSTPELQLKLEEGENFELIAGLQKNAQFTGADDIVKIDGLRVEYPDGFGLARSSNTTPVVVMRFEADNDAALTRIQEDFRRVILAEKPDARLPF; from the coding sequence ATGATTTCCAAATCCATTTTCAAGGCGTATGACATTCGTGGCGTGATCGGCAAGACACTCGACGCCGACACCGCCCGTCTGATCGGCCGCGCGTTCGGCAGCGAAGTGCGTGCACAAGGCGGCGACGCCGTCGTGGTGGCCCGTGACGGCCGCCTGTCGGGCCCCGAACTGATCGGGGCGCTGTCCGATGGCCTGCGCTCGGCGGGTGTCGATGTCGTCAACGTCGGCATGGTGCCCACGCCGGTCGGCTACTTCGGCGCGAGCGTGCCGCTGCAACTGCCGGGTGGCGAGCGCCGTGTCGACTCGTGCATCGTCGTGACAGGCAGCCACAATCCGCCGGACTACAACGGCTTCAAGATGGTGCTGCGCGGCGCGGCTATCTATGGCGAGCAGATCCTCGCGCTGCATCAGCGCATCGTCGACGACAACTTCGCGAGCGGCAGCGGCAGCTACACGGATTACGACATTTCCGATGCTTACCTCGATCGCATCGTCAGCGACATCAAGCTGGCACGTCCGCTGAAGATCGTCGTGGATACCGGCAACGGCGTCGCCGGCGGCCTCGCTCCGAAGCTGTTCAGGAAGCTCGGTTGCGAGCTGGTCGAACTGTTCACGGAGATCGACGGCAACTTCCCGAATCACCACCCGGACCCGGCTCACCCGGAAAACCTCCAGGACGTGATCAAGGCGTTGAAGGAAACCGACGCTGAAATCGGTTTCGCGTTCGACGGCGACGGCGACCGTCTGGGTGTCGTCACCAAGGACGGCCAGATCATCTATCCGGACCGTCAGTTGATGCTGTTCGCCGAAGAAGTGCTGTCGCGCAACAAGGGCGCGCAGATCATCTACGACGTGAAGTGCACGCGCAATCTGGCGAAGTGGGTGAAGGAGAAGGGCGGCGAACCGCTGATGTGGAAGACCGGCCATTCGCTGGTGAAAGCCAAGCTGCGCGAAACCGGTGCGCCGCTGGCTGGTGAAATGAGCGGCCACGTGTTCTTCAAGGACCGCTGGTATGGCTTCGACGACGGCCTGTACACGGGCGCGCGTCTGCTGGAAATCCTGGCGCGCGTCGACGATCCGAGCGCGTTGCTGAACTCGCTGCCGAATTCGCATTCCACGCCGGAGCTGCAACTGAAGCTCGAAGAAGGCGAAAACTTCGAGCTGATTGCGGGACTGCAGAAGAATGCGCAGTTCACCGGCGCGGACGACATCGTGAAGATCGATGGCCTGCGCGTCGAGTACCCGGACGGCTTCGGTCTGGCGCGCTCCTCGAACACTACGCCGGTCGTCGTAATGCGCTTCGAGGCGGATAACGACGCCGCGCTGACGCGCATCCAGGAAGACTTCCGACGTGTGATTCTGGCCGAGAAGCCGGACGCCAGACTGCCGTTCTGA
- a CDS encoding integrase domain-containing protein, which yields MSRKGKLVHQACEVRRGPQGAFASWENTKDVWQGFARFLHERALLPRRVQDVSVAAIELYLHDCEARGVARSTVKNYATEIRVVMARLGRNVASMTNKAFGLATRCRDGKKRPPTPEELDQALTRARAVHEGFYLLLCLQELFGLRRIEVLRSTRDFETWLHLLLGGAQALPLRRGGKCGRQRRFRILEHRREETVSVLRQAVLYCRAHHGRLVEGRRKNLEGSRGSLSARYRAVGLKGEIAGHCLRYSYGHQMASAELDRGVDEHEVLLGVSTDLGHGPGRCLFTLRTYLLGLLPRFQRILNNGRLIRIPKDIADDERFRPPPRVKENGARTYWRAHIRNRRAGEGKRDIEPGMSVLPVHP from the coding sequence ATGAGCAGGAAGGGCAAGCTGGTACATCAGGCCTGTGAGGTCCGCCGCGGACCGCAGGGGGCCTTCGCAAGCTGGGAGAACACCAAGGACGTCTGGCAAGGATTCGCCCGTTTTCTTCACGAGCGCGCGCTGTTGCCCCGGCGCGTCCAGGACGTGTCCGTCGCCGCGATCGAGCTCTATCTTCATGATTGCGAGGCGAGGGGTGTGGCGCGCTCCACGGTTAAAAACTACGCGACCGAGATCCGCGTCGTCATGGCGCGCCTGGGCCGTAACGTTGCGAGCATGACCAACAAGGCGTTCGGACTCGCGACGCGGTGCCGTGATGGCAAGAAACGGCCACCCACGCCTGAGGAACTGGACCAGGCACTCACTCGCGCGCGTGCCGTTCACGAGGGTTTCTATCTGCTCCTGTGTCTGCAGGAGCTTTTTGGATTGCGGCGTATCGAGGTGCTGCGCAGCACACGTGATTTTGAAACATGGCTGCATCTGCTTCTGGGCGGCGCGCAGGCGTTGCCGCTTCGCAGGGGTGGCAAGTGCGGGCGGCAACGGCGATTCCGGATTCTTGAGCACCGGCGCGAGGAGACCGTCTCCGTACTCCGGCAGGCAGTCCTCTACTGTCGAGCCCACCACGGGCGCCTCGTCGAGGGGCGGCGCAAAAATCTCGAGGGCTCAAGGGGCAGCCTCTCCGCGCGGTACCGGGCGGTTGGCCTCAAGGGTGAGATTGCCGGGCACTGCCTGCGTTACTCATATGGCCACCAGATGGCGAGCGCGGAGCTCGATCGGGGTGTGGACGAGCATGAGGTGTTGCTGGGTGTGAGCACAGATCTGGGGCACGGTCCTGGTCGCTGCCTGTTCACCCTGCGGACTTATCTTCTTGGCCTGCTTCCACGCTTCCAGAGGATTCTCAACAATGGCCGTTTGATTCGCATACCGAAGGATATTGCTGATGACGAGCGGTTTCGCCCGCCGCCGCGCGTGAAGGAGAACGGCGCACGCACGTACTGGCGTGCCCATATACGCAACCGGCGCGCCGGCGAGGGCAAACGTGACATCGAACCGGGCATGAGCGTGCTCCCAGTGCATCCATGA
- a CDS encoding glycosyltransferase family 4 protein, protein MKPNVSTVPDVAHVPDIAGVAAGPAVSLRITLVCNTAWAIYTYRQGLIRELVARGVEVTVLAPHDRTFDLLGAMGCHCIELPVASKGTSPRDDLRTLWALYRHYRTIRPHIVFHYTIKPNIYGSIAAKLAGVDSVAVTTGLGYVFIQHSRAAQVAKKLYRFAFRFPREVWFLNRDDQAAFVDQKLLVHPERARLLHGEGVDLEQFAFTPLPDKANFDFVLIGRLLWDKGVGEYVEAARSLRARYPQARFRLLGPVGVDNPSAITREEVAAWEHEGVIEYLGEAHDVRPFIAAADCVVLPSYREGVPRTLMEASAMGRPIVATDVPGCREVVADGVNGLLCEVRNAESLAARLAQMLDMSGVARRAMGERGRQKVAAEFDERVVVERYKDLVRNLTGVSL, encoded by the coding sequence ATGAAGCCCAACGTTTCAACCGTGCCAGATGTTGCCCACGTGCCCGACATCGCCGGCGTTGCTGCTGGCCCCGCTGTTTCGTTGCGCATTACACTCGTCTGCAACACTGCCTGGGCAATCTACACGTACCGGCAAGGGCTGATCCGCGAACTGGTCGCACGCGGCGTCGAGGTGACGGTGCTGGCACCGCACGACCGCACTTTCGACCTGCTGGGCGCCATGGGCTGCCACTGCATCGAATTGCCGGTGGCCTCGAAAGGCACCAGCCCGCGCGACGACCTGCGCACGCTATGGGCGCTCTACCGCCACTACCGGACAATCCGCCCGCATATCGTGTTTCACTATACGATCAAGCCGAACATTTACGGCTCGATTGCGGCCAAGCTGGCGGGCGTCGATTCGGTCGCGGTGACCACAGGGCTCGGCTATGTGTTCATCCAGCACAGCCGTGCAGCGCAGGTCGCCAAAAAGCTTTACCGCTTCGCGTTTCGCTTTCCGCGCGAAGTGTGGTTTCTGAACCGCGACGATCAGGCCGCTTTCGTCGATCAGAAGCTGCTCGTGCATCCGGAACGCGCGCGCCTGCTGCACGGCGAAGGGGTGGATCTCGAGCAGTTCGCCTTTACGCCTTTGCCGGACAAGGCGAATTTCGACTTCGTGTTGATTGGCCGGTTGCTGTGGGACAAGGGCGTAGGCGAATACGTGGAGGCCGCGCGAAGCTTGCGCGCACGCTATCCTCAGGCGCGTTTTCGTCTTTTGGGACCCGTGGGCGTGGATAATCCCAGTGCGATCACCCGCGAAGAAGTGGCCGCCTGGGAGCACGAAGGCGTCATCGAATATCTGGGCGAGGCCCACGACGTGCGGCCATTTATCGCCGCAGCCGATTGTGTCGTATTACCCTCGTATCGTGAGGGGGTGCCGCGCACGCTGATGGAAGCCTCGGCGATGGGTCGCCCGATTGTGGCGACCGATGTGCCAGGCTGCCGGGAAGTGGTCGCGGATGGCGTGAATGGTTTGCTGTGCGAAGTGCGCAACGCGGAAAGTCTCGCTGCGCGGCTCGCACAGATGCTCGACATGAGCGGCGTGGCACGCCGCGCCATGGGCGAACGCGGCCGGCAAAAAGTCGCCGCCGAATTCGACGAGCGTGTAGTGGTAGAAAGATATAAAGACCTGGTTCGCAACCTGACAGGCGTTTCACTCTAA
- a CDS encoding glycosyltransferase, producing MTNSSAPAQSPRTPQWPRGPQGSVGQQLRASDKALGDVAVLLPAYNGQADVDRTLASFSEDDALVHVLIVDDGSTPPIVAPALPNLEIEILRMPQNGGIEKALQTGIDALAERGFRYAARIDAGDLSVPRRLAKQRAYMDANPQVAGLGMWTQVVTRDGKPLFMLRPPAAPDAIRRLRFYRSCLAHPSMMLRIDAVRAVGNYRADYRSAEDLDLFLRLMERHDCANLPELGLYYELNEGGISATKRRGQVASTLRLQLRYFNVLNLYDWLGLAKNLLHLVTPYRTLQAVKRRLYAPDAGH from the coding sequence ATGACGAATTCATCCGCCCCGGCGCAAAGCCCGCGAACACCGCAATGGCCGCGTGGGCCGCAAGGCTCAGTGGGTCAGCAACTGCGTGCGTCGGACAAAGCCCTTGGCGACGTCGCCGTGCTGTTGCCGGCATATAACGGCCAGGCCGACGTCGACCGTACGCTGGCATCGTTCAGCGAGGACGACGCGCTGGTTCACGTGCTGATCGTCGACGATGGCAGCACGCCGCCGATCGTCGCCCCGGCCCTGCCGAACCTGGAGATCGAAATCTTGCGCATGCCGCAAAACGGCGGCATCGAGAAGGCGCTGCAGACCGGCATCGACGCGCTTGCCGAACGCGGTTTCCGCTATGCCGCGCGAATCGACGCGGGCGATCTGAGCGTGCCGCGCCGGCTCGCGAAACAGCGCGCGTACATGGACGCAAATCCTCAAGTAGCCGGTCTCGGCATGTGGACCCAGGTGGTGACGCGCGACGGCAAGCCGCTCTTCATGCTGAGGCCACCCGCCGCGCCGGATGCGATCCGCCGCCTGCGCTTTTACCGCAGTTGCCTCGCGCACCCTTCGATGATGTTGCGCATCGACGCCGTGCGCGCGGTGGGCAACTACCGCGCCGATTACCGTTCCGCCGAAGACCTCGATCTTTTCCTGCGTCTGATGGAACGCCATGACTGCGCGAACCTGCCGGAACTGGGCCTGTATTACGAGCTGAACGAAGGCGGCATTAGCGCCACCAAACGGCGTGGCCAGGTCGCATCGACCCTGCGCCTGCAACTGCGCTACTTCAACGTGCTCAACCTGTATGACTGGTTAGGGCTCGCGAAGAATCTGCTGCACCTTGTCACGCCGTATCGCACCCTGCAGGCTGTGAAGCGCAGGTTGTATGCGCCCGACGCCGGACACTGA
- the galE gene encoding UDP-glucose 4-epimerase GalE, which produces MTTKGTILVTGGAGFIGSHTSVELLNGGYDVVVIDNLVNSNRESLRRVEQIAGRAVTFYEADARDETALNRIFDAHPVTGAIHFAALKAVGESVTKPIEYYSNNVGSLLTLLGVMRDRNVKQFVFSSSATVYGVPESSPIDESFPLSATNPYGQSKLIAEQVLRDLELSDPSWRIATLRYFNPVGAHESGLIGEDPAGVPNNLMPYVAQVAVGKLEKLRVFGGDYDTPDGTGVRDYIHVVDLARGHLAALDALVKHDASFVVNLGTGQGYSVLDVVRSFEKASGRPVPYEIVTRRPGDVASCYANPAAAAKLLGWQAQFGIERMCVDHWRWQESNPQGYKV; this is translated from the coding sequence ATGACCACGAAGGGCACGATTCTGGTAACGGGCGGCGCGGGTTTCATCGGCTCGCATACATCCGTCGAACTGCTGAACGGCGGCTATGACGTTGTCGTGATCGACAATCTCGTGAACAGCAATCGCGAGTCGCTCAGGCGCGTCGAACAGATCGCCGGCCGTGCCGTGACGTTCTACGAAGCCGACGCGCGCGACGAAACCGCGCTGAACCGCATTTTCGATGCGCATCCGGTAACGGGTGCGATCCACTTTGCGGCGTTGAAGGCGGTGGGCGAATCAGTAACGAAGCCGATCGAGTACTACAGCAATAACGTCGGCAGTCTGCTCACGCTGCTCGGTGTGATGCGAGATCGCAATGTGAAGCAGTTTGTGTTCAGCTCGTCCGCTACCGTGTACGGCGTGCCGGAAAGTTCGCCAATCGACGAGTCGTTTCCGCTGTCGGCGACCAACCCTTACGGCCAGTCGAAGCTGATCGCCGAGCAGGTGCTACGCGATCTCGAACTATCGGACCCGAGCTGGCGCATTGCCACGCTGCGCTACTTCAATCCCGTGGGCGCGCATGAGAGCGGGCTGATCGGCGAAGACCCGGCTGGTGTTCCGAACAATCTGATGCCGTACGTCGCGCAGGTGGCGGTGGGCAAGCTCGAGAAACTGCGCGTGTTCGGTGGCGACTATGACACGCCGGATGGCACCGGCGTGCGCGACTACATCCATGTGGTCGATCTGGCGCGCGGGCACCTGGCTGCACTCGACGCGCTGGTGAAGCACGATGCGAGTTTTGTGGTGAACCTCGGTACCGGCCAGGGGTATAGCGTACTCGACGTGGTGCGCTCGTTCGAGAAAGCCTCAGGCCGCCCCGTGCCGTACGAAATCGTGACACGCCGCCCCGGCGACGTGGCGTCCTGCTACGCGAATCCGGCAGCCGCAGCAAAGCTGCTCGGATGGCAGGCGCAGTTTGGTATCGAGCGTATGTGTGTGGATCACTGGCGCTGGCAGGAAAGCAACCCGCAAGGATACAAGGTGTAA
- a CDS encoding oligosaccharide flippase family protein — protein MLTLKRFSGRFANPDVTRAFANIVWLGLERVTQIAVAILISGMLARYFGPDTFGKWQYANTLLLVLSPITWVCGAEILVPTIVNRPPAQLGTVLGSAFALRISVSAGALLITWIGIAAGLTDPLVGAMLAGLAVTMLFREPFVGVINSWLQSMTYSKPQLLTSMSTAIVKAGLVYLLVRAATTPARFGWLWALESAAIGAVLLAYYIRRHGGKLGWHVDRSLFRHFASAGTVFWLGLICMYLFLKLDRLMLERAISFADLGRYSAAQQLNENWITLALMLAQTIAPAFVYRVQEPAHLRRNMWRLTAMTAALMIGGAIVLDLLAGIIIRRVFGPAYEGAIEIFRWAVWLSVPAGIEAIGNLVVLKYQAKFVLLAKWLLALAVAFAVNLLAIPRLGPYGALVGLAAGYLVAASVNLYYIRFKLRS, from the coding sequence ATGCTGACGCTCAAACGCTTCTCCGGGCGCTTTGCCAATCCCGATGTGACGCGAGCGTTTGCGAATATCGTCTGGCTCGGGCTTGAACGGGTGACGCAGATCGCCGTCGCCATTCTCATCAGCGGCATGCTGGCGCGCTACTTCGGACCGGATACCTTCGGCAAATGGCAATACGCCAATACGCTGCTGCTGGTGCTCTCGCCGATCACCTGGGTGTGCGGCGCCGAGATCCTCGTGCCGACCATCGTCAACCGGCCGCCGGCGCAACTGGGCACCGTGCTGGGGAGCGCCTTCGCACTGCGTATCTCGGTTTCGGCCGGGGCCTTGCTCATCACGTGGATCGGCATTGCCGCAGGGCTCACCGATCCGCTCGTCGGCGCCATGCTGGCCGGGCTGGCAGTGACGATGCTGTTCCGCGAGCCGTTTGTCGGCGTGATCAATTCGTGGCTGCAGAGCATGACCTACAGCAAGCCGCAATTGCTCACCAGCATGAGCACGGCCATCGTCAAGGCTGGGCTTGTCTACCTGCTGGTGCGGGCTGCCACGACGCCCGCCCGCTTCGGCTGGCTATGGGCGCTGGAATCGGCGGCGATCGGCGCGGTGCTGCTCGCCTATTACATCCGCCGCCATGGCGGCAAGCTCGGCTGGCATGTCGACCGCTCGCTCTTCAGGCATTTCGCGAGCGCGGGCACCGTGTTCTGGCTCGGCCTGATCTGCATGTACCTGTTCCTGAAACTCGACCGGCTGATGCTGGAGCGGGCCATCTCGTTTGCCGATCTCGGCCGCTATTCGGCTGCCCAGCAACTCAACGAGAACTGGATCACGCTCGCGCTGATGCTGGCGCAAACCATTGCGCCCGCTTTCGTTTACCGCGTACAGGAGCCCGCTCACCTGCGCCGCAATATGTGGCGGCTGACGGCGATGACGGCGGCGCTGATGATCGGCGGCGCAATCGTGCTCGATCTGCTGGCGGGCATCATCATCCGGCGCGTGTTCGGGCCTGCCTACGAAGGCGCCATCGAGATTTTCCGCTGGGCCGTGTGGCTTTCCGTGCCGGCCGGGATCGAGGCGATCGGCAACCTGGTTGTGCTGAAATATCAGGCCAAGTTCGTGTTGCTGGCGAAGTGGCTGCTGGCGCTGGCCGTGGCGTTCGCCGTCAATCTGCTGGCGATCCCACGCCTCGGGCCTTATGGCGCGCTGGTCGGACTGGCGGCCGGTTATCTGGTCGCCGCGTCGGTCAACCTCTATTACATCCGCTTCAAGTTGCGCTCATGA